The following proteins are encoded in a genomic region of Sebastes fasciatus isolate fSebFas1 chromosome 12, fSebFas1.pri, whole genome shotgun sequence:
- the hormad1 gene encoding HORMA domain-containing protein 1 isoform X3 — protein sequence MACVQQVRSEQDTQLLPNQVLSEQQSLVVIKKLLAIAVSGITYLRGLFPEKAYGSKYVEDQKVMILREERSCPGASQIVQWMQGCFDAIQKKYLRTVIMSLYTDPENPQKVTEYYQFRIHYTAKGAQMEFEINNKNKVSSMSCGNTKKASILLVRKLYTLMQNLGPLPENVCLNMKLAYYDNVTPQDYQPPGFMEAKGDTMEFEREPVKLTMGEVTTPFHSLKFDMATERQRLEQVEQSVHVTEKWVLKMEEEGVLSQTHVIDDVEKPDNENTDLDNTEIQMSCDEKMEEEDTTEMVKKISDMKETNLTTRSLNNKKPTAMKDKAISQYNIPNSQETPSTSVPKKKRKFSEPKERY from the exons ATGGCCTGTGTTCAACAAGTTAGAAGTGAACAG GATACTCAGCTGTTGCCTAATCAGGTTCTCTCAGAGCAGCAGTCCTTGGTTGTTATAAAGAAGCTTCTGGCCATCGCAGTGTCTGGCATCACATACCTCCGGGGCCTTTTCCCAGAGAAAGCCTACGGCAGCAAATATGTTGAAG ATCAGAAAGTGATGATCCTTAGAGAGGAGCGCAGCTGTCCCGGTGCCAGTCAGATTGTTCAatg GATGCAGGGATGCTTTGACGCCATCCAGAAGAAGTAT CTGCGGACAGTCATTATGTCT ctctacACTGACCCAGAGAACCCCCAG AAGGTGACTGAGTATTACCAGTTTAGGATCCATTACACAGCGAAAGGAGCGCAGATGGAGTTTGAAAT caacaacaaaaacaaggtGTCTTCAATGTCATGCGGCAACACCAAGAAGGCCAGCATCCTGCTGGTGAGGAAGCTCTACACTCTGATGCAGAACCTGGGTCCTCTACCAGAAAATGTCTGCCTCAACATGAAGCTGGCTTACTATGACAATg TCACTCCTCAGGACTACCAGCCGCCGGGCTTCATGGAGGCTAAGGGCGACACCATGGAGTTTGAGAGGGAGCCGGTCAAACTCACCATGGGCGAGGTGACCACCCCCTTCCACTCTTTGAAGTTTGACATggccacagagagacagagactggAGCAG GTGGAGCAGAGTGTTCATGTGACGGAGAAGTGGGTTctgaagatggaggaggagggcgtTCTGTCGCAG ACTCATGTGATTGACGACGTGGAGAAACCTGACAACGAGAACACAGACTTGGACAACACCG AGATCCAGATGAGCTGTGATGAGAAGATGGAAGAAGAGGACACCACAGAG ATGGTGAAGAAGATCTCTGACATGAAG gaGACAAACCTGACAACAAGAAGCCTGAACAACAAGAAGCCGACAGCTATGAAGGACAAAGCG ATTTCTCAGTATAACATCCCCAACAGCCAGGAGACGCCGTCCACCTCCGTGCCGAAGAAGAAGCGCAAATTCAGCGAGCCCAAAGAACGCTACTGA
- the hormad1 gene encoding HORMA domain-containing protein 1 isoform X1, with the protein MACVQQVRSEQDTQLLPNQVLSEQQSLVVIKKLLAIAVSGITYLRGLFPEKAYGSKYVEDQKVMILREERSCPGASQIVQWMQGCFDAIQKKYLRTVIMSLYTDPENPQKVTEYYQFRIHYTAKGAQMEFEINNKNKVSSMSCGNTKKASILLVRKLYTLMQNLGPLPENVCLNMKLAYYDNVTPQDYQPPGFMEAKGDTMEFEREPVKLTMGEVTTPFHSLKFDMATERQRLEQVEQSVHVTEKWVLKMEEEGVLSQTHVIDDVEKPDNENTDLDNTEIQMSCDEKMEEEDTTEMVKKISDMKVGLKTRSGRIIMTTTETNLTTRSLNNKKPTAMKDKAISQYNIPNSQETPSTSVPKKKRKFSEPKERY; encoded by the exons ATGGCCTGTGTTCAACAAGTTAGAAGTGAACAG GATACTCAGCTGTTGCCTAATCAGGTTCTCTCAGAGCAGCAGTCCTTGGTTGTTATAAAGAAGCTTCTGGCCATCGCAGTGTCTGGCATCACATACCTCCGGGGCCTTTTCCCAGAGAAAGCCTACGGCAGCAAATATGTTGAAG ATCAGAAAGTGATGATCCTTAGAGAGGAGCGCAGCTGTCCCGGTGCCAGTCAGATTGTTCAatg GATGCAGGGATGCTTTGACGCCATCCAGAAGAAGTAT CTGCGGACAGTCATTATGTCT ctctacACTGACCCAGAGAACCCCCAG AAGGTGACTGAGTATTACCAGTTTAGGATCCATTACACAGCGAAAGGAGCGCAGATGGAGTTTGAAAT caacaacaaaaacaaggtGTCTTCAATGTCATGCGGCAACACCAAGAAGGCCAGCATCCTGCTGGTGAGGAAGCTCTACACTCTGATGCAGAACCTGGGTCCTCTACCAGAAAATGTCTGCCTCAACATGAAGCTGGCTTACTATGACAATg TCACTCCTCAGGACTACCAGCCGCCGGGCTTCATGGAGGCTAAGGGCGACACCATGGAGTTTGAGAGGGAGCCGGTCAAACTCACCATGGGCGAGGTGACCACCCCCTTCCACTCTTTGAAGTTTGACATggccacagagagacagagactggAGCAG GTGGAGCAGAGTGTTCATGTGACGGAGAAGTGGGTTctgaagatggaggaggagggcgtTCTGTCGCAG ACTCATGTGATTGACGACGTGGAGAAACCTGACAACGAGAACACAGACTTGGACAACACCG AGATCCAGATGAGCTGTGATGAGAAGATGGAAGAAGAGGACACCACAGAG ATGGTGAAGAAGATCTCTGACATGAAGGTGGGCCTGAAGACCAGGAGTGGACGGATCATCATGACCACTACG gaGACAAACCTGACAACAAGAAGCCTGAACAACAAGAAGCCGACAGCTATGAAGGACAAAGCG ATTTCTCAGTATAACATCCCCAACAGCCAGGAGACGCCGTCCACCTCCGTGCCGAAGAAGAAGCGCAAATTCAGCGAGCCCAAAGAACGCTACTGA
- the hormad1 gene encoding HORMA domain-containing protein 1 isoform X4 encodes MACVQQVRSEQDTQLLPNQVLSEQQSLVVIKKLLAIAVSGITYLRGLFPEKAYGSKYVEDQKVMILREERSCPGASQIVQWMQGCFDAIQKKYLRTVIMSLYTDPENPQKVTEYYQFRIHYTAKGAQMEFEINNKNKVSSMSCGNTKKASILLVRKLYTLMQNLGPLPENVCLNMKLAYYDNVTPQDYQPPGFMEAKGDTMEFEREPVKLTMGEVTTPFHSLKFDMATERQRLEQVEQSVHVTEKWVLKMEEEGVLSQTHVIDDVEKPDNENTDLDNTEIQMSCDEKMEEEDTTEETNLTTRSLNNKKPTAMKDKAISQYNIPNSQETPSTSVPKKKRKFSEPKERY; translated from the exons ATGGCCTGTGTTCAACAAGTTAGAAGTGAACAG GATACTCAGCTGTTGCCTAATCAGGTTCTCTCAGAGCAGCAGTCCTTGGTTGTTATAAAGAAGCTTCTGGCCATCGCAGTGTCTGGCATCACATACCTCCGGGGCCTTTTCCCAGAGAAAGCCTACGGCAGCAAATATGTTGAAG ATCAGAAAGTGATGATCCTTAGAGAGGAGCGCAGCTGTCCCGGTGCCAGTCAGATTGTTCAatg GATGCAGGGATGCTTTGACGCCATCCAGAAGAAGTAT CTGCGGACAGTCATTATGTCT ctctacACTGACCCAGAGAACCCCCAG AAGGTGACTGAGTATTACCAGTTTAGGATCCATTACACAGCGAAAGGAGCGCAGATGGAGTTTGAAAT caacaacaaaaacaaggtGTCTTCAATGTCATGCGGCAACACCAAGAAGGCCAGCATCCTGCTGGTGAGGAAGCTCTACACTCTGATGCAGAACCTGGGTCCTCTACCAGAAAATGTCTGCCTCAACATGAAGCTGGCTTACTATGACAATg TCACTCCTCAGGACTACCAGCCGCCGGGCTTCATGGAGGCTAAGGGCGACACCATGGAGTTTGAGAGGGAGCCGGTCAAACTCACCATGGGCGAGGTGACCACCCCCTTCCACTCTTTGAAGTTTGACATggccacagagagacagagactggAGCAG GTGGAGCAGAGTGTTCATGTGACGGAGAAGTGGGTTctgaagatggaggaggagggcgtTCTGTCGCAG ACTCATGTGATTGACGACGTGGAGAAACCTGACAACGAGAACACAGACTTGGACAACACCG AGATCCAGATGAGCTGTGATGAGAAGATGGAAGAAGAGGACACCACAGAG gaGACAAACCTGACAACAAGAAGCCTGAACAACAAGAAGCCGACAGCTATGAAGGACAAAGCG ATTTCTCAGTATAACATCCCCAACAGCCAGGAGACGCCGTCCACCTCCGTGCCGAAGAAGAAGCGCAAATTCAGCGAGCCCAAAGAACGCTACTGA
- the hormad1 gene encoding HORMA domain-containing protein 1 isoform X2, which produces MACVQQVRSEQDTQLLPNQVLSEQQSLVVIKKLLAIAVSGITYLRGLFPEKAYGSKYVEDQKVMILREERSCPGASQIVQWMQGCFDAIQKKYLRTVIMSLYTDPENPQVTEYYQFRIHYTAKGAQMEFEINNKNKVSSMSCGNTKKASILLVRKLYTLMQNLGPLPENVCLNMKLAYYDNVTPQDYQPPGFMEAKGDTMEFEREPVKLTMGEVTTPFHSLKFDMATERQRLEQVEQSVHVTEKWVLKMEEEGVLSQTHVIDDVEKPDNENTDLDNTEIQMSCDEKMEEEDTTEMVKKISDMKVGLKTRSGRIIMTTTETNLTTRSLNNKKPTAMKDKAISQYNIPNSQETPSTSVPKKKRKFSEPKERY; this is translated from the exons ATGGCCTGTGTTCAACAAGTTAGAAGTGAACAG GATACTCAGCTGTTGCCTAATCAGGTTCTCTCAGAGCAGCAGTCCTTGGTTGTTATAAAGAAGCTTCTGGCCATCGCAGTGTCTGGCATCACATACCTCCGGGGCCTTTTCCCAGAGAAAGCCTACGGCAGCAAATATGTTGAAG ATCAGAAAGTGATGATCCTTAGAGAGGAGCGCAGCTGTCCCGGTGCCAGTCAGATTGTTCAatg GATGCAGGGATGCTTTGACGCCATCCAGAAGAAGTAT CTGCGGACAGTCATTATGTCT ctctacACTGACCCAGAGAACCCCCAG GTGACTGAGTATTACCAGTTTAGGATCCATTACACAGCGAAAGGAGCGCAGATGGAGTTTGAAAT caacaacaaaaacaaggtGTCTTCAATGTCATGCGGCAACACCAAGAAGGCCAGCATCCTGCTGGTGAGGAAGCTCTACACTCTGATGCAGAACCTGGGTCCTCTACCAGAAAATGTCTGCCTCAACATGAAGCTGGCTTACTATGACAATg TCACTCCTCAGGACTACCAGCCGCCGGGCTTCATGGAGGCTAAGGGCGACACCATGGAGTTTGAGAGGGAGCCGGTCAAACTCACCATGGGCGAGGTGACCACCCCCTTCCACTCTTTGAAGTTTGACATggccacagagagacagagactggAGCAG GTGGAGCAGAGTGTTCATGTGACGGAGAAGTGGGTTctgaagatggaggaggagggcgtTCTGTCGCAG ACTCATGTGATTGACGACGTGGAGAAACCTGACAACGAGAACACAGACTTGGACAACACCG AGATCCAGATGAGCTGTGATGAGAAGATGGAAGAAGAGGACACCACAGAG ATGGTGAAGAAGATCTCTGACATGAAGGTGGGCCTGAAGACCAGGAGTGGACGGATCATCATGACCACTACG gaGACAAACCTGACAACAAGAAGCCTGAACAACAAGAAGCCGACAGCTATGAAGGACAAAGCG ATTTCTCAGTATAACATCCCCAACAGCCAGGAGACGCCGTCCACCTCCGTGCCGAAGAAGAAGCGCAAATTCAGCGAGCCCAAAGAACGCTACTGA